Below is a genomic region from Henckelia pumila isolate YLH828 chromosome 3, ASM3356847v2, whole genome shotgun sequence.
ACCGTGGAAGACTGTTCCACTCGTTCTCTAGAAAGTCAGCATTTCACCCCTTCAACAATATCAAGCTCACTTAAACCAAATGAAACCGAACCAAACCGAAAATACATTagactcaaaaaaaaaaacgattcACATCCCAATAGACTCGAATTAACAAGGGTTAATCATATTGAATCGAAATCTTAATCCCCTTTCATAACATGGGGCCTACTTAATCAATCTTTAACAGCTCCTTATACTATTTCTATGCAAAAGTaacaatttaattttcaaaagagGCAATTAACCCTTTGATGAGATAAATATCTAAAGCAGGGCAGAGTGGTATTTGAGGGTAGGGGGACCATTCGCCATATTGGCACGTAGCCCTGTCCTATCAGCTAAGTGAGAGAGAAGATAGAAGAAGATACTTTGTATTCGTTCATTACACAGCATCCACATCAACATCATGGGGTGCCGGTGCCCTATTTTCACTCGAATTCCTCACTAAACTCCATGAAAACAGCCCCCCCAGAGATCTTTCTTTGAATATATACCAAAACCATTACCGACCAAAAGAACTTCACACAAAATGGATATCGAAGAGTGGGAGCTCCTCCCCGAGGAGGGATTTCTTGGAATACATGATGATGGAGGGAAGAAGATCAACCCCAAGGGAAGCACTGTTTTCCACATGAACTACTTCATATGTCCTTCGAACGTTGTCGATTCTGTTCCCCAGCAGGACCATGCCAAGAACCAGCTCCCACCTCTCTCTGTTCATCTTCTGGAACCAAGAATTCCCAAGAAGCCACCAGATCAAGAATCTGCTGTACCGCCGGGGGAGATCATCAAGAAGATCACGCCTCCACCGACGCCACCATCATCAGACCCTGTTTCACAAGTTTTCTTCAAGAAAATGAAGGAGGCTGAATTTGTCGACATCAAAGTGGACTCACCGAGGTCCGGTAGTGCTAGTAGGGGATTCATTCCTCCGATCGAAGGTTCTGCGGTTTTCCAGTTCGAAGAAAAGGGGGGGCAGAGCCCCGTTAGTTGTGATATTTCAGAAATGGAGATCAAGGAAGAGGATGTAAAAGATTCCAAGAAAGACGATGGAGGTGGATCGAATATATGGAAATGGAGCTTAACTGGGATCGGTGCTTTTTGCTCACTCGGAGTCACTGTTTGCTGCATCATCGTTTTCCGCAGCAGCGGCAGGATGAGTAACAAACATCCTCTGCAGAATCAAAAGCTTCAATCACAAACTCACGCCAATAACAAGGTTAGAACCCGAAAAGGATCAAATCAAACATATACCAGCTCATTGTATTCCATACAGTGGACAGATTTTGTCGGGTTTTTTTGATCGGtactaaaaaaatttaacatgTTTGCAGAGAATCAAACAAGGCGTAGATCACGCAAGTAGGCTCACTGAAGCAGTTTGTGCTGTGCGAGGAGTTCCAATAGCTAAAGCACGCATCACTTTCGGGGGTCACTACGATGCAGCTATCTGAGTGCGAGAAGGATTACGGAAAGGGGATGGATCAAGAAACAAAGAACACGCATGTTTCATATATTTGCATTGGTTTTGTAAATAGATGCATATGTGATTATATTTATTCAGATTAAAGCAGTAT
It encodes:
- the LOC140887177 gene encoding uncharacterized protein codes for the protein MDIEEWELLPEEGFLGIHDDGGKKINPKGSTVFHMNYFICPSNVVDSVPQQDHAKNQLPPLSVHLLEPRIPKKPPDQESAVPPGEIIKKITPPPTPPSSDPVSQVFFKKMKEAEFVDIKVDSPRSGSASRGFIPPIEGSAVFQFEEKGGQSPVSCDISEMEIKEEDVKDSKKDDGGGSNIWKWSLTGIGAFCSLGVTVCCIIVFRSSGRMSNKHPLQNQKLQSQTHANNKRIKQGVDHASRLTEAVCAVRGVPIAKARITFGGHYDAAI